In Desulfovibrio sp., the genomic stretch CAAAGGCAAAATCGTACAAGTTATCGGCGCGGTGGTTGACCTCGAATTTCCCGAGGGTCAGCTCCCCGCCATCATGAACGCAGTCAATCTGAAGAACACCAACAACCCCACCGCCCAGGACCTGGTCCTCGAGGTGGCTCAGCACTTGGGCAACAACGTCGTGCGCACCATCGCCATGGACGCCACCGACGGCCTGGTTCGCGGCATGGAAGGAACGGACACCGGCAACCCCATCATGGCTCCGGTGGGCCGCGCTCCTCTGGGCCGCATCATCAACGTCGTGGGCCTGCCTGTGGACGAAATGGGCGATGTCGGCGCGACCGAGTTCATGCCCATCCACCGTTCCGCCCCTGAGTTCGTCGAGCTCTCCACCAAGGTTGAAGTGCTCGAAACCGGCATCAAGGTCGTGGACCTGCTCATCCCCTTCCCCAAGGGAGGCAAGGTGGGCCTGTTCGGCGGCGCCGGCGTGGGCAAGACGGTTATTCTCATGGAGATGATCAACAACATCGCCAAGCAGCACGGCGGCCTGTCCGTGTTCGCCGGTGTTGGTGAGCGCACCCGTGAGGGCAACGACCTCTATCACGAGTTCAAGGAAGCAGGGATTCTGGACAAAGCCGCTTTGGTGTACGGCCAGATGAACGAGCCTCCGGGAGCCCGCGCCCGCGTGGCCCTCACCGCCCTTACAGTGTGTGAGTACTTCCGCGATGCCGAAGGCCAGGACGTGTTGCTCTTCATCGACAACATCTTCCGCTTCACCCAGGCCAACTCGGAAGTGTCGGCACTGCTTGGCCGCATGCCCTCCGCGGTGGGTTACCAGCCCACCCTGGGTACCGACTTGGGTGCCCTGCAGGAACGCATCACCTCTACCACCAAGGGTTCCATCACCTCGGTGCAGGCCGTTTACGTGCCTGCGGACGACTTGACCGACCCCGCGCCGGCCACCACGTTCTCGCACTTGGACGGCACCCTGGTGCTCTCCCGCCAGATCGCGGAGCTCGGCATCTACCCTGCGGTGGACCCGCTGGACTCCACGTCCCGCATCCTGGACCCCCTGGTCCTGGGCGTCGAGCACTACAGCGTCGCTCGCGCGGTGCAGTCCATCCTTCAGAAGTACAAGGATCTGCAGGACATCATCGCCATTCTGGGCATGGACGAACTCTCCGACGAGGACAAGCTGACCGTGGCCCGTGCCCGCAAGATTCAGCGTTTCCTGTCGCAGCCGTTCTTCGTCGCTGCCCAGTTCACCGGCAAGGAAGGCCGCTACGTCAAGCTTGAAGACACCATCAAGGGCTTCAAGGCCATCATTGACGGCAATCACGATGACCTTCCTGAAGGCGCCTTCTACATGGTTGGCGGCATTGAAGAAGCCGTATCCAAAGGTAAGGAGAGCTAGGGTCCCATGGCCAAAGAACTTCGC encodes the following:
- the atpD gene encoding F0F1 ATP synthase subunit beta; the protein is MSGVKGKIVQVIGAVVDLEFPEGQLPAIMNAVNLKNTNNPTAQDLVLEVAQHLGNNVVRTIAMDATDGLVRGMEGTDTGNPIMAPVGRAPLGRIINVVGLPVDEMGDVGATEFMPIHRSAPEFVELSTKVEVLETGIKVVDLLIPFPKGGKVGLFGGAGVGKTVILMEMINNIAKQHGGLSVFAGVGERTREGNDLYHEFKEAGILDKAALVYGQMNEPPGARARVALTALTVCEYFRDAEGQDVLLFIDNIFRFTQANSEVSALLGRMPSAVGYQPTLGTDLGALQERITSTTKGSITSVQAVYVPADDLTDPAPATTFSHLDGTLVLSRQIAELGIYPAVDPLDSTSRILDPLVLGVEHYSVARAVQSILQKYKDLQDIIAILGMDELSDEDKLTVARARKIQRFLSQPFFVAAQFTGKEGRYVKLEDTIKGFKAIIDGNHDDLPEGAFYMVGGIEEAVSKGKES